A stretch of Planococcus citri chromosome 5, ihPlaCitr1.1, whole genome shotgun sequence DNA encodes these proteins:
- the LOC135848083 gene encoding uncharacterized protein LOC135848083, translating to MKNYVRFEGAYESYFAKTSISKTLREPRIFHLSSILKILYLPAGLFAYETIKSYSLPYLVILYLLFVYNVVGVAAAIHDKDAQPLENFYFMSSGTIVLISLTIARYHKDYLWHLYWQIIEHQKSSEFNRLSHTVIRSKLKYAVAAIVVPLIFIVVVPLYTILCTDAKTEDLMVLLYPMWYPWRRDTVRKYLCSLFMQYVSVLYGYYLMSFLLGSLVFACLFIRVRFILLGRKISRMQTDSRHCDSGKETAAMLDTVSKSRDDLHENFVQIVREHQILISFTKQTIECFTLISTTLVTYSVATAAFLITLFLKVSFSTFIIKIITYRIHLAHDRGSN from the exons GAGCCTCGAATCTTCCACTTATCATCCATACTGAAAATACTCTACCTACCAGCCGGTTTATTCGCTTACGAGACGATCAAATCGTACTCGTTGCCGTATTTGGTCATCTTGTACTTACTATTCGTCTACAATGTTGTCGGCGTAGCTGCAGCCATCCACGATAAAGACGCCCAACCTCTGGAGAACTTCTACTTCATGTCTTCAGGCACCATCGTGCTGATCTCTTTGACGATCGCACGTTACCACAAAGACTACCTTTGGCATCTATACTGGCAGATCATCGAGCACCAAAAATCGTCCGAATTCAATCGCCTATCTCACACGGTGATTCGCAGTAAATTGAAGTACGCCGTGGCTGCCATCGTCGTGCCTTTgattttcatcgtcgtcgtcccTCTGTACACGATTTTATGCACAGATGCCAAAACCGAAGACTTAATGGTGCTGTTGTATCCGATGTGGTATCCTTGGAGAAGGGATACTGTGCGCAAGTACTTGTGCTCTTTGTTTATGCAATACGTTTCCGTATTGTATGGGTATTACTTGATGAGCTTCTTGCTGGGATCTTTGGTGTTTGCCTGTTTATTCATACGAGTTCGTTTTATACTGCTTGGTCGCAAGATTTCCAGAATGCAGACAGATAGTCGCCATTGTGATAGTGGGAAAGAAACTGCAGCGATGCTCGATACGGTGTCGAAGAGTCGCGACGATTTGCatgaaaatttcgtacaaattgtacgcgagcatcaaattttaataaG CTTCACCAAACAAACCATAGAGTGTTTTACTTTAATATCGACCACTCTGGTGACTTATTCCGTGGCGACTGCGGCTTTCCTCATTACACTTTTTTTGAAGGTCAGTTTCAGtacttttattattaaaattattacttatCGAATTCACTTGGCACATGATCGCGGATCGAATTAG